In one window of Zhongshania aliphaticivorans DNA:
- the mutY gene encoding A/G-specific adenine glycosylase, with amino-acid sequence MIDTDSPAFSQQLLAWFDIAGRKDLPWQQNITPYRVWVSEIMLQQTQVTTVIDYYQRFMAQFPTVTSLAEAPVDQVLALWTGLGYYARARNLHKAAKLVCDKFDGEFPHDHQLLQQLPGVGRSTAAAIFSIACHGRAPILDGNVKRVLTRYAAIEGWPGIKHVENQLWELAEELTPEHRVADYTQAIMDLGATLCTRRKPQCSQCPVQNNCTSFAAGTQTLYPSKKPKKAIPTRQVFMLIIENKQGEVLLEQRPASGIWGGLWSFPESATSDELDHYLDKNCIANTTRQQWPVMRHTFSHFHLEITPIHVRLDRDFNTVMEAKQQLWYKGHPEQHVGLAAPVKKLLDAVFSADLLREA; translated from the coding sequence ATGATAGACACAGATTCCCCCGCATTCAGCCAACAGTTACTCGCGTGGTTTGATATTGCCGGACGCAAAGACTTGCCTTGGCAGCAAAATATCACCCCATACCGTGTTTGGGTTTCAGAAATTATGCTCCAGCAGACCCAAGTCACCACCGTCATTGATTACTATCAACGCTTTATGGCCCAATTTCCCACGGTCACAAGCCTGGCTGAGGCACCCGTAGACCAAGTACTCGCCTTGTGGACTGGGCTGGGATACTACGCGCGCGCGCGAAATCTTCATAAAGCAGCAAAGCTAGTTTGCGATAAGTTTGATGGCGAGTTTCCACATGACCACCAACTGCTTCAGCAACTACCCGGTGTCGGCCGCTCCACTGCAGCAGCAATTTTCTCCATTGCCTGCCATGGCCGCGCACCCATCCTCGACGGCAATGTTAAGCGAGTACTAACACGCTATGCTGCCATTGAAGGTTGGCCTGGAATAAAGCACGTAGAAAACCAGCTCTGGGAGCTCGCCGAAGAACTTACTCCAGAGCACAGAGTTGCTGACTACACCCAAGCAATCATGGATCTTGGCGCCACACTTTGCACTCGCAGAAAACCCCAGTGCAGTCAGTGCCCAGTGCAGAACAATTGCACTAGCTTCGCTGCCGGCACTCAAACTCTTTATCCGAGCAAAAAACCCAAGAAGGCCATTCCCACTCGACAAGTTTTCATGCTCATCATTGAAAATAAGCAAGGCGAAGTTTTGCTAGAACAGCGCCCAGCCAGTGGTATATGGGGCGGCTTATGGAGTTTTCCGGAATCTGCAACTAGCGACGAATTAGATCACTACCTAGACAAAAATTGCATTGCCAATACCACCAGACAACAGTGGCCAGTCATGCGCCACACTTTCAGCCATTTTCACCTAGAAATCACACCTATCCACGTTCGTCTTGATCGCGATTTTAATACGGTCATGGAAGCCAAGCAGCAGCTTTGGTATAAGGGACACCCTGAACAACACGTCGGCCTCGCCGCACCAGTGAAAAAACTACTCGACGCCGTATTTAGCGCAGACTTACTAAGAGAAGCCTAA
- the gpmM gene encoding 2,3-bisphosphoglycerate-independent phosphoglycerate mutase: MTDAQTKKPVVLIILDGFGYREDPKDNAIFHAKTPNWDKLWETSPHTLISGSGLDVGLPDGQMGNSEVGHMSLGAGRIVYQSITRIDKDIADGDFFTNPTYTKAVDKAVNAGKAVHILGLLSAGGVHSHENHILAMMELAAKRGAKQIYLHAFLDGRDTPPRSAQKSIELIDQKFAELGTGRIASVIGRYYAMDRDNRWDRVEKSYDLLTLAQSDYRYNTASDALAAAYARDENDEFVSASVIQGDDQADANFKDGDSVIFMNFRADRAREITRAIVDKDFDGFERKAVPDLAEFVMTTEYADSIKAAIAYPPEKMHNSLGEVLENTNKTQLRIAETEKYAHVTFFFSGGREALYRGEDRELIASPDVATYDLQPEMSAPEVTEKLVAAIRSGKYDSIICNYANGDMVGHTGIFSAAVKAVEALDAAIKQVTDAVTEVGGHCLITADHGNCEQMVDYDAGQAHTQHTTELVPLIYVGNKTNTTLQETGGKLADIAPTMLALMGVEQPSEMTGVNLLRDA; this comes from the coding sequence ATGACCGACGCCCAAACCAAAAAACCCGTTGTATTAATCATACTCGATGGCTTTGGCTACCGCGAAGACCCAAAAGACAACGCTATTTTTCACGCAAAAACACCAAACTGGGACAAGCTGTGGGAAACATCTCCCCACACCCTGATCTCAGGCTCCGGGTTAGATGTTGGGCTGCCAGACGGTCAAATGGGCAATTCTGAAGTTGGTCACATGAGTCTCGGCGCCGGCCGCATTGTGTACCAAAGTATTACCCGCATCGATAAAGACATCGCTGATGGCGATTTCTTTACCAACCCAACCTACACTAAAGCTGTCGACAAAGCCGTCAACGCTGGCAAAGCCGTCCACATATTAGGGCTGCTCTCCGCTGGCGGTGTTCACAGCCATGAAAATCACATTCTAGCCATGATGGAACTTGCCGCCAAACGTGGCGCCAAGCAAATTTATCTTCATGCATTTCTTGATGGTCGCGACACACCACCACGCAGCGCCCAGAAATCCATAGAACTGATAGACCAGAAATTTGCCGAGCTTGGCACTGGCCGCATCGCCTCAGTTATCGGTCGCTATTACGCGATGGATAGAGATAATCGCTGGGATCGTGTCGAAAAATCCTACGACCTGCTCACACTTGCACAATCTGACTACCGCTATAACACCGCCAGCGACGCCCTCGCCGCAGCCTATGCCCGCGACGAAAATGATGAATTTGTCAGTGCCTCTGTGATTCAAGGCGATGACCAGGCCGATGCTAACTTCAAGGACGGCGACAGCGTTATATTTATGAATTTCCGTGCGGACCGCGCCAGAGAAATTACCCGTGCCATTGTCGACAAAGACTTTGACGGGTTCGAGCGCAAAGCCGTCCCCGATTTAGCTGAATTTGTGATGACGACCGAATACGCAGACAGTATTAAGGCCGCCATTGCCTACCCGCCAGAAAAAATGCACAACAGCTTGGGTGAAGTACTCGAAAACACCAACAAAACCCAGCTTCGTATTGCCGAAACCGAAAAATATGCCCACGTTACGTTTTTCTTTAGCGGCGGCCGTGAAGCCCTTTACCGCGGTGAAGACCGTGAGCTTATTGCCTCGCCCGACGTCGCTACTTATGACTTGCAGCCAGAAATGAGCGCACCCGAAGTAACTGAAAAACTAGTCGCTGCCATCCGCAGTGGTAAATACGACAGCATAATTTGCAACTACGCCAACGGTGACATGGTAGGCCATACCGGCATATTTTCTGCCGCCGTTAAAGCCGTAGAGGCATTAGATGCAGCCATTAAACAAGTAACCGATGCAGTAACAGAAGTAGGCGGACACTGCTTAATCACCGCTGACCACGGCAACTGCGAACAGATGGTTGACTATGACGCTGGCCAAGCTCACACCCAGCACACCACAGAGCTTGTTCCGTTAATCTACGTTGGCAATAAAACCAACACTACCTTGCAAGAAACCGGTGGCAAGCTTGCCGATATTGCACCTACCATGCTGGCGTTAATGGGTGTAGAGCAACCTAGTGAAATGACCGGCGTTAATTTGTTGCGCGACGCCTGA
- a CDS encoding type II toxin-antitoxin system Phd/YefM family antitoxin, with protein sequence MNIQTVSYLKANANSLSLDTPLHVTQNGKEVYVIQDAVAYREQQETLALLKLINLSERSLNQKGSLSLDEAFDV encoded by the coding sequence ATGAATATACAGACAGTTTCTTACCTTAAAGCTAATGCTAACAGCCTTTCTTTGGATACGCCTCTTCACGTTACACAGAATGGTAAGGAGGTCTATGTTATTCAAGATGCTGTGGCTTACCGTGAGCAACAAGAAACCTTAGCGTTGCTGAAACTGATAAACCTTTCTGAGCGCAGCTTGAATCAGAAGGGTTCTCTCTCTCTGGATGAGGCGTTTGATGTCTAA
- a CDS encoding transposase, whose amino-acid sequence VLQALYVAKQRLIRFVLLKTLARKRAKAKLPAFMALIEELGASPLHSLARTLRSWLQPIVAMWRFTKSNGITEGFHNKMEMMSRRAYGFRNFENYRLRVLAHCGWDGIINRV is encoded by the coding sequence CAGTACTACAGGCGCTGTATGTGGCCAAACAACGGCTCATCCGATTTGTACTACTTAAGACACTGGCAAGGAAAAGAGCGAAAGCTAAATTGCCGGCGTTTATGGCCTTGATTGAAGAGCTAGGGGCCAGCCCGCTACATAGCTTAGCTAGAACATTGCGATCATGGTTACAGCCGATTGTGGCCATGTGGCGATTCACTAAGAGCAATGGTATTACAGAGGGCTTTCACAACAAGATGGAAATGATGTCGCGTCGAGCGTATGGTTTTAGAAACTTTGAGAATTATCGATTACGAGTGCTGGCCCATTGTGGATGGGACGGTATTATAAACAGGGTTTGA
- a CDS encoding murein hydrolase activator EnvC family protein: protein MALLLTCSAVSANNENTQRQLNDLNKKISSLKKSINKQQGDRSNTAKALRNIEKDIGVLAAKLRDTSNKRDQQQRKLSELENRQQQLRKQQIEQKNLIAEHVRNAYTLGKESQLKMLLNQEQPEKLSRTLTYFDYFNRARSEQLAKYRATLTELDTLKPAIKAEAQALAETSATLQSQQQTLVQQKQQRANALAGIDQSLLNKNHSLNTLDKERKSLESVLQEVEREITNIAIPESYKPFNAMRGKMPWPVKGKLLNRYGASRQGSAVTWQGIQIAGSEGDSVISIHNGRVVFADWLRGAGLLIIVDHGGGYLSLYAHNQSLLRTEGDWVKGGEAVATVGNSGGQRQAGLYFEIRYKGRPTDPNRWCQ, encoded by the coding sequence GTGGCCTTACTGCTGACATGTTCAGCAGTAAGCGCCAACAACGAAAATACCCAGCGCCAACTGAACGATCTCAATAAAAAAATCAGCTCTTTAAAAAAGTCGATCAACAAACAACAAGGCGATCGCAGTAATACCGCCAAAGCCCTACGTAATATCGAAAAAGATATTGGTGTTTTAGCTGCCAAACTTCGAGATACCAGCAACAAGCGCGATCAACAACAGCGCAAACTTAGCGAATTAGAAAATCGCCAACAGCAACTTCGCAAGCAACAAATAGAGCAAAAAAATCTCATTGCAGAACACGTCCGCAATGCCTACACCCTAGGTAAAGAAAGCCAATTAAAAATGCTGCTTAATCAGGAGCAGCCAGAAAAACTCAGTCGAACGCTTACCTATTTTGATTACTTCAATCGCGCCCGCAGTGAGCAACTGGCAAAATACCGCGCCACACTCACCGAACTAGATACATTGAAACCTGCCATTAAGGCAGAGGCCCAAGCGCTGGCAGAAACTAGCGCAACACTACAATCTCAGCAGCAAACCTTGGTACAACAAAAGCAACAGCGCGCCAACGCCTTAGCCGGTATTGATCAATCGCTGCTTAATAAAAACCATTCACTTAACACTCTCGACAAGGAACGCAAAAGCTTAGAAAGCGTCCTACAAGAGGTTGAACGTGAAATTACCAATATTGCGATCCCCGAAAGTTACAAACCCTTTAATGCTATGCGTGGGAAAATGCCCTGGCCAGTTAAGGGCAAACTGCTTAACCGCTACGGCGCATCCAGACAAGGCAGTGCGGTAACTTGGCAGGGCATCCAAATTGCGGGCAGCGAAGGTGACTCCGTTATATCCATTCACAATGGTCGCGTTGTATTTGCCGACTGGTTACGCGGTGCAGGTTTACTGATTATTGTTGATCACGGTGGTGGTTACTTAAGCTTGTACGCGCATAACCAAAGCCTACTCCGTACCGAGGGCGACTGGGTTAAAGGCGGTGAAGCCGTTGCTACAGTGGGAAATAGCGGTGGCCAGCGCCAAGCAGGGCTTTACTTTGAGATTCGCTATAAAGGCCGCCCCACCGACCCTAATCGCTGGTGCCAATAG
- the hisA gene encoding 1-(5-phosphoribosyl)-5-[(5-phosphoribosylamino)methylideneamino]imidazole-4-carboxamide isomerase: MLIIPAIDLKDGQCVRLRQGEMGESTVYGNDPVEMAERWVSAGGRRLHLVDLNGAFEGKPVNGEAVTAIAKAYPDLPIQIGGGIRSLDTIEQYLDAGVNYVIIGTKAVKEPKFVAEACKAFPGSVIVGLDAKDGLVATDGWAEVSTLLATELAKRFEQDGVSSIVYTDISRDGMMQGVNVDATVAMAKASGLPVIASGGVTNMDDIRALQAVAEAGILGAITGRAIYEGELDLAEAQRYCDQQK; this comes from the coding sequence ATGTTGATTATCCCCGCGATAGATTTAAAAGACGGGCAATGTGTGCGTCTGCGTCAGGGTGAGATGGGCGAATCTACGGTGTATGGCAATGACCCCGTAGAAATGGCTGAGCGCTGGGTAAGCGCAGGTGGTCGTCGCTTACATTTAGTTGATTTAAATGGCGCTTTTGAAGGTAAGCCGGTTAATGGTGAGGCGGTCACCGCGATTGCCAAAGCTTACCCTGATCTGCCCATTCAAATTGGTGGCGGCATTCGCTCGTTAGATACTATTGAGCAGTATTTAGATGCTGGCGTGAATTACGTCATTATTGGCACAAAGGCGGTAAAAGAGCCTAAATTTGTTGCCGAAGCATGCAAGGCATTTCCAGGTTCGGTCATTGTGGGTTTAGACGCCAAAGATGGTTTGGTAGCCACAGATGGCTGGGCCGAAGTGTCTACCCTTCTTGCAACGGAATTGGCAAAGCGTTTTGAGCAAGATGGCGTTAGCTCTATTGTTTATACCGATATTAGCCGTGATGGCATGATGCAGGGTGTGAACGTGGATGCAACCGTTGCGATGGCGAAGGCCTCTGGCTTACCCGTGATTGCCTCTGGCGGAGTGACAAATATGGATGATATTCGCGCTCTGCAAGCGGTTGCTGAGGCTGGTATTTTGGGCGCAATTACAGGTCGCGCTATTTACGAAGGCGAGCTAGATTTAGCTGAAGCGCAGCGTTATTGCGACCAACAGAAGTAA
- the hisH gene encoding imidazole glycerol phosphate synthase subunit HisH, whose translation MSSSSVAVIDYGMGNLHSVASALEKVGDGVNVIVTDSPEAILAADRVIFPGVGAIRDCMAELKARGLDEVIQEVAAQKPLLGICLGMQALLENSEENGGVECLDILPGSVKFFGADLRDSKGARLKVPHMGWNNVAHTQEHPLWDGIDDASRFYFVHSYYVDAPDFVAGTAEYGVQVHAALACENVFAVQFHPEKSGDAGLRLLSNFLKWDRPSANFYPVSN comes from the coding sequence ATGAGTTCTTCTTCCGTTGCCGTCATCGATTACGGCATGGGTAATTTACACTCGGTTGCCAGTGCACTTGAGAAAGTGGGTGACGGCGTCAATGTGATCGTAACCGATAGCCCTGAAGCTATTTTGGCTGCTGATCGGGTCATTTTCCCTGGAGTTGGTGCTATTAGAGACTGCATGGCTGAGTTAAAAGCCCGTGGTCTCGATGAGGTGATACAGGAAGTGGCGGCGCAAAAGCCCCTGCTGGGTATTTGCCTTGGAATGCAGGCATTGCTGGAGAATAGCGAGGAAAACGGCGGGGTCGAGTGTCTGGATATTTTGCCTGGGTCGGTCAAATTTTTTGGTGCGGATCTGCGTGACAGTAAGGGTGCCAGATTAAAAGTCCCTCATATGGGGTGGAATAATGTTGCCCATACGCAGGAACACCCGCTGTGGGACGGTATTGACGACGCTAGCCGGTTTTATTTTGTGCACAGCTATTATGTGGATGCGCCGGATTTTGTTGCAGGTACTGCCGAATATGGTGTTCAAGTACATGCCGCTTTGGCCTGTGAAAATGTCTTCGCTGTGCAGTTTCACCCAGAAAAAAGTGGTGATGCTGGCTTGCGTTTGCTCAGTAATTTCTTGAAGTGGGATCGCCCAAGCGCGAATTTTTACCCTGTTTCTAACTAG
- a CDS encoding oxidative damage protection protein, with amino-acid sequence MTRTVFCKKYQQELEGLEKAPYPGPKGQDIFENVSKKAWEEWHTHQTMLINEKHLSMMEPASRKFLQQEMDKFLSGEDYEKAEGYVPPSE; translated from the coding sequence ATGACCCGCACCGTTTTCTGCAAGAAATACCAACAAGAACTAGAAGGCCTAGAAAAAGCCCCCTACCCCGGCCCTAAAGGCCAAGACATCTTCGAAAATGTATCCAAAAAAGCATGGGAAGAATGGCATACCCACCAAACCATGCTTATTAACGAAAAACACCTCAGCATGATGGAACCCGCATCAAGGAAATTCCTTCAACAAGAGATGGACAAGTTTCTATCCGGCGAAGACTACGAAAAAGCAGAGGGTTACGTACCCCCTAGCGAATAA
- a CDS encoding S41 family peptidase, giving the protein MPDIVRHTLSGLLVILLTSGLSAYADVETSEQELTPATQGELPLQALRNFADVFNQIRQSYVEEVDDETLLENAIRGMLSGLDPHSDYLDASSFEDLQNHTNGEFGGLGIEVGMENGFIKVVSPIDDTPADRAGIQSGDLIIQIDNKPIKGLNLQEAVTLMRGPAGSKTILTILRNGVSAPFEVPLKRDVITVASVRGELLEPGYGYIRISQFQSRTGEDLQKELAKLNAGRKELQGLILDLRNNPGGLLQASVHVVNEFIDEGLIVYTQGRLPNAYSRFMANDSKPANSTPLVVLINGGSASASEIVAGALQDHRRAVIIGTRSFGKGSVQTVLPLSEESAIKLTTARYFTPSGRSIQAQGIEPDIIVERARIETLAPGIEITEADLAGHLGSGDGQESTSVSRKAEKGQREGLAADDNQVYEALNLLKGMYIMSMPKTASSDINTP; this is encoded by the coding sequence ATGCCAGACATAGTTCGCCACACCCTTTCCGGCCTCTTGGTCATTCTTTTGACCAGCGGGTTAAGCGCATACGCGGATGTCGAAACATCCGAGCAAGAGCTCACGCCTGCTACACAGGGCGAACTACCCTTACAAGCATTAAGAAATTTCGCGGATGTATTCAACCAAATTCGCCAAAGTTACGTTGAAGAAGTAGACGACGAAACACTGCTGGAAAACGCCATACGGGGCATGCTCAGCGGCTTAGATCCGCATTCGGACTATCTGGACGCCAGCTCTTTTGAAGATCTCCAAAACCATACCAATGGCGAATTTGGCGGCCTTGGCATTGAGGTCGGTATGGAGAATGGCTTTATTAAAGTTGTTTCTCCCATAGACGACACCCCTGCAGACCGTGCCGGTATTCAAAGTGGCGACCTCATCATACAGATCGACAACAAGCCTATTAAAGGCCTCAACCTGCAAGAAGCCGTTACCCTCATGCGAGGCCCCGCTGGCAGCAAAACGATTTTAACCATTCTTCGTAATGGCGTTAGCGCACCGTTTGAAGTCCCACTCAAACGTGATGTTATTACCGTCGCCAGCGTACGCGGCGAATTACTAGAACCGGGCTACGGCTATATTCGTATTTCCCAATTTCAAAGTCGCACAGGTGAAGATCTCCAAAAAGAACTCGCAAAACTCAATGCCGGCCGCAAAGAATTACAGGGCTTAATTTTAGATTTGCGCAATAATCCCGGCGGCTTGTTGCAAGCATCAGTTCACGTCGTCAATGAGTTTATTGATGAGGGGCTTATTGTTTACACCCAGGGAAGACTCCCCAACGCCTATAGCCGCTTTATGGCCAATGACAGTAAACCGGCTAACAGTACGCCTCTGGTTGTCTTAATTAATGGCGGCTCAGCCTCTGCGTCAGAGATTGTGGCTGGCGCCCTGCAAGATCACCGCCGCGCGGTTATTATTGGCACACGGAGTTTCGGTAAAGGCTCGGTACAAACAGTGCTGCCGCTATCAGAAGAAAGCGCCATCAAACTTACCACCGCCCGCTACTTCACACCCAGTGGCCGCTCAATTCAAGCTCAAGGTATAGAGCCCGATATTATTGTTGAACGTGCACGAATTGAAACATTAGCGCCAGGCATAGAAATAACTGAAGCCGATTTAGCCGGTCACCTTGGTAGCGGCGATGGCCAAGAAAGCACCAGCGTTAGTCGCAAAGCTGAAAAAGGTCAACGGGAAGGATTAGCCGCCGACGATAACCAAGTCTATGAGGCTCTCAATTTACTAAAAGGCATGTACATTATGTCTATGCCAAAAACGGCCTCTTCCGACATCAACACGCCATAA
- a CDS encoding acetyl-CoA sensor PanZ family protein has protein sequence MPVYAEIITQPAPQDAADLEILYPNDSEKLLANAVSGKLIIYGGRFNGRLLSAFTLTPIYGGDYQIARLSVREVTRRRGVARQLIIQAMKQLPDNLSSISADLRNAPELINLFAELGFQANNNLWCWQRGSK, from the coding sequence ATGCCTGTATATGCCGAAATAATTACCCAGCCAGCACCGCAAGATGCGGCTGACCTAGAAATACTGTATCCCAACGACAGTGAAAAACTCCTTGCGAACGCCGTTTCCGGTAAATTAATTATCTACGGCGGCCGCTTTAATGGCCGATTATTATCCGCCTTTACCCTAACGCCAATATACGGTGGCGACTATCAAATAGCCCGCCTGTCAGTACGTGAAGTCACTCGCCGCCGCGGCGTGGCGCGACAGCTTATCATTCAGGCAATGAAACAGTTACCTGACAATTTAAGCTCCATTTCCGCCGATCTTCGCAACGCACCTGAGCTTATCAATTTATTTGCCGAACTTGGCTTCCAAGCCAACAACAATCTTTGGTGCTGGCAGCGCGGCAGTAAATGA
- the hisF gene encoding imidazole glycerol phosphate synthase subunit HisF, producing the protein MALAKRIIPCLDVDKGRVVKGVNFVGIRDAGDPVEVAKRYNEQGADEITFLDITATHEGRETTVHIVEQIAAEVFIPLTVGGGIREIKDIRAMLNAGADKVCINSAAIQRPEFVSEAADRFGSQCIVIAIDAKRVADEADGRPRWEIFTHGGRKPTGINAVEWAVKMVANGAGEVLLTSMDGDGTKAGYDLALTRAISEAVPVPVIASGGVGNLDHLVAGIEEGLADAVLAASIFHFAEYTVPEAKAYMAGRGIEVRL; encoded by the coding sequence ATGGCTTTGGCTAAACGTATTATTCCTTGCTTAGATGTGGATAAAGGGCGCGTGGTAAAGGGCGTCAATTTTGTGGGTATTCGTGACGCCGGTGATCCTGTCGAAGTAGCCAAACGCTACAATGAGCAGGGTGCGGACGAAATCACCTTTTTGGATATTACCGCCACCCACGAAGGGCGCGAAACCACCGTACACATTGTTGAGCAAATTGCCGCTGAAGTGTTTATTCCACTGACAGTTGGAGGCGGCATTCGCGAGATAAAAGACATTCGCGCCATGCTAAACGCAGGTGCCGATAAGGTATGTATTAATTCGGCTGCCATTCAGCGGCCAGAATTTGTTAGCGAAGCGGCAGATCGCTTTGGTTCGCAGTGCATCGTGATTGCTATTGATGCCAAGCGTGTTGCCGATGAAGCTGATGGCCGTCCCCGCTGGGAAATTTTCACCCATGGCGGTCGTAAGCCAACCGGCATTAATGCCGTTGAGTGGGCCGTTAAAATGGTGGCTAATGGCGCGGGTGAAGTACTGCTTACCAGTATGGATGGTGACGGCACTAAAGCTGGTTATGACCTAGCGTTAACTCGGGCAATTTCAGAGGCGGTGCCTGTGCCGGTGATTGCGTCTGGAGGGGTGGGGAATCTCGATCATCTAGTAGCGGGAATTGAAGAAGGCTTGGCTGACGCCGTGTTGGCGGCCAGTATTTTTCATTTCGCTGAATATACTGTTCCAGAGGCCAAAGCCTATATGGCTGGGCGAGGCATTGAAGTTCGCTTATAA
- the hisB gene encoding imidazoleglycerol-phosphate dehydratase HisB — protein sequence MNERKATISRNTLETQITVTVNLDGTGSSHFETGVPFLDHMMDQIARHGLIDLDVHAKGDLHIDDHHTVEDIGITMGQAFAEAVGDKKGITRYGHAYVPLDEALSRVVIDFSGRAGLEYHVPYTRGSVGGFDVDLFSEFFHGFVNHAKVTLHIDNLRGKNTHHQAETVFKAFGRALRMALQADERMSGITPSTKGSL from the coding sequence ATGAACGAGCGCAAAGCTACGATCAGCCGTAACACCCTAGAAACTCAAATTACTGTGACTGTGAACCTTGATGGTACGGGATCGTCTCACTTTGAAACAGGGGTTCCATTCCTTGATCATATGATGGATCAGATTGCTCGTCACGGCCTTATTGATTTGGACGTGCACGCCAAGGGCGATTTACATATTGATGACCACCACACCGTAGAAGATATTGGTATTACTATGGGGCAGGCCTTTGCGGAGGCTGTCGGTGATAAAAAAGGCATTACTCGCTACGGTCACGCCTATGTGCCCTTAGATGAAGCTTTGTCGCGGGTGGTTATCGACTTTTCTGGCCGCGCGGGGCTTGAGTATCACGTGCCATATACGCGCGGCAGCGTGGGCGGTTTTGATGTAGACCTATTCTCTGAGTTTTTCCACGGCTTTGTAAACCATGCCAAGGTCACATTACATATCGACAATTTGCGTGGTAAAAACACACACCACCAAGCCGAGACGGTGTTTAAGGCATTTGGCAGGGCGCTTCGTATGGCGTTACAAGCAGATGAGCGTATGTCCGGTATCACGCCTTCTACAAAAGGCAGTCTTTAG
- the grxC gene encoding glutaredoxin 3: MAKVTIYTTRFCPFCVRAKQLLGSKGVDFEEIPVDGRNDLRKDLLARTGQRTVPQIWVGDTHVGGCDELMTLERQAQLDEMLAS; encoded by the coding sequence ATGGCAAAGGTAACAATTTACACAACACGGTTCTGCCCTTTTTGTGTTCGCGCCAAGCAGTTGCTCGGTAGCAAAGGTGTAGATTTTGAAGAGATTCCGGTCGATGGCCGCAATGATCTTCGTAAAGATTTATTGGCTCGTACTGGTCAACGAACGGTTCCACAAATTTGGGTAGGTGATACCCATGTTGGTGGTTGTGATGAGCTGATGACCCTTGAGCGACAAGCTCAGCTTGATGAAATGCTCGCCTCGTAA
- a CDS encoding rhodanese-like domain-containing protein gives MEKLIPFLAEQWILISALISCLLLLNFHETRRAGKSITPQQMVSLLNQQGAVIVDLRDKAEYAKGHILDSVNMPFAKLDKEMDSLADKEKPVVLVCKLGQHSSAAGKKLGAKGYTQVHRLKGGIGEWQAMQMPLVK, from the coding sequence ATGGAAAAATTAATCCCTTTTTTGGCTGAACAATGGATACTCATATCGGCATTAATATCGTGTCTATTACTACTTAATTTTCACGAGACACGACGCGCAGGTAAATCTATTACACCTCAGCAAATGGTGAGCTTGTTGAATCAACAGGGTGCGGTGATTGTCGATCTACGTGATAAAGCTGAATATGCCAAGGGGCATATATTAGACTCGGTGAATATGCCCTTTGCTAAATTAGACAAAGAAATGGACAGCCTCGCCGACAAAGAAAAGCCGGTGGTATTGGTGTGTAAGCTTGGTCAGCACTCAAGCGCGGCGGGTAAAAAACTCGGAGCCAAAGGTTATACTCAGGTACACCGCTTAAAGGGTGGTATTGGTGAGTGGCAGGCAATGCAAATGCCATTGGTTAAATAA
- a CDS encoding type II toxin-antitoxin system RelE/ParE family toxin has product MSKAFKVIATPTFKITLQKLCAFLNSKYGAEVATAARDLIKLKVAALSRNPYSGPVSERLSVLGFNDYRQLLIDQHSLVYYRVDNEENRVVLVVVMDSRQSVAQLLYETTIKLD; this is encoded by the coding sequence ATGTCTAAGGCCTTCAAGGTTATTGCCACGCCCACCTTTAAAATAACATTGCAAAAATTGTGTGCTTTTTTAAATTCCAAATACGGGGCAGAGGTTGCCACTGCCGCTCGCGATTTGATTAAGCTCAAGGTTGCAGCCTTAAGTCGCAATCCGTATTCAGGGCCAGTTAGTGAGCGGCTTTCTGTGCTCGGGTTTAATGATTATCGACAATTACTCATAGATCAGCACAGCCTGGTTTATTATCGTGTAGATAATGAGGAGAATAGGGTTGTTCTTGTGGTGGTTATGGATAGCCGTCAAAGTGTCGCGCAACTGCTCTATGAGACAACAATAAAACTAGACTGA